A window of Campylobacter cuniculorum DSM 23162 = LMG 24588 contains these coding sequences:
- the mqnE gene encoding aminofutalosine synthase MqnE has translation MKTLLKSLENEERLNEEQANKLWDLDLFTLARFAHLRRTKLHGKKVYFNMNRHINPTNICADTCKFCAFSAHRKNPNPYLMSHEEIMQVVDETVARGTKEVHIVSAHNKDTTWQWYLGIFKMIKEKYPQLHIKAMTAAEVDFLHRRFDLSYEEVLEKMLEYGVDSMPGGGAEIFDEEIRKKICKGKVSSENWLKIHKLWHKKGKQSNATMLFGHIEQREHRINHMLRLRNLQDESGGFNAFIPLVWQRDNSFLEVDHIMDSEEILKTIAISRLVLDNIKNIKAYWATMGLNLAMVAQEFGANDLDGTIEKESIQSAGGAKSARGTKLKTFIDMIKTSNLIPIERDSLYNELKAY, from the coding sequence ATGAAAACCTTACTTAAAAGCTTGGAAAATGAAGAAAGACTCAATGAAGAGCAAGCAAATAAACTTTGGGATTTAGACCTTTTTACTTTAGCACGATTTGCTCATTTAAGACGCACAAAACTTCATGGAAAAAAGGTGTATTTTAATATGAATCGTCATATTAATCCTACAAATATCTGTGCAGATACTTGTAAATTTTGTGCTTTTTCAGCACACCGCAAAAATCCTAATCCCTACTTAATGAGCCACGAAGAAATTATGCAAGTGGTTGATGAAACGGTTGCAAGAGGCACTAAAGAAGTGCATATTGTTTCTGCACACAATAAAGACACAACTTGGCAATGGTATTTAGGAATTTTTAAAATGATTAAAGAAAAATATCCCCAGCTTCATATCAAAGCTATGACGGCTGCCGAAGTGGATTTCTTGCATCGTCGTTTTGATTTGAGCTATGAAGAAGTGCTTGAAAAAATGCTAGAATATGGAGTTGATAGTATGCCCGGAGGAGGAGCGGAAATTTTTGATGAGGAAATTCGCAAAAAAATTTGCAAGGGTAAGGTCAGCAGTGAAAATTGGCTCAAAATTCACAAACTTTGGCACAAAAAAGGCAAACAAAGTAATGCAACTATGCTTTTTGGGCATATAGAGCAAAGAGAGCATAGAATCAATCATATGTTAAGACTGCGTAATTTACAAGATGAAAGCGGGGGATTTAATGCCTTTATCCCTTTGGTTTGGCAAAGAGATAATAGCTTTTTAGAGGTTGATCATATTATGGATAGCGAAGAGATTTTAAAGACCATTGCTATATCAAGACTTGTTTTAGACAATATTAAAAACATCAAGGCTTATTGGGCAACAATGGGTTTGAATTTAGCAATGGTTGCTCAAGAATTTGGAGCAAATGATTTGGATGGAACCATAGAAAAAGAGAGCATACAAAGTGCAGGCGGGGCTAAAAGTGCAAGGGGGACAAAACTTAAGACCTTTATCGATATGATAAAAACTTCAAATCTCATTCCTATCGAACGCGATAGCCTTTATAATGAGCTTAAGGCTTATTGA
- a CDS encoding nucleotidyltransferase: MLNKDLEKLKLEYTQKQYFKYFLRQGTFSLHYSRQMDCLIKQAYEIVLKDYFEKFLPQNELIPFCVLANNHYATNSLCVNEAVPLILSYEDIKGYHLKPMIKTFIEVLNDLHLQLEYNIIELKGLKNIAKNELKSTQIRFICGSKLLFKKIKQDFNDFLKENKEILAENLLKNFQNQTLPFLKQEFNIKKDCGGLNDLRKLENLLALFKDSPKNYALNFIDEKCLSELRLASEFLLTLKSALNLQSGKDDDEFSFTKTEELVKLLHKKDQKNFKAEELLIQKSLQSRYLLCLYAAFLASKIQKKYFKTLPLNSNVLFLEQEFKNLNQALEFLNSLEDRVYHFDIAFVFALKNLDFDKTNLEKALKIFENFFYKKHSFCILKLLFDSGILKEFYKQIPRFLSDEESDYSFDMQAFLTLQQFEKEQENLEFLKQLQDEEKMILKFVIFLSAINNENAISIASIYRSYTLKFDIKAENLELGLRLFKNFNALKELVEKEDIYNPVILLNLLSKVENLKTLELLYLLTLTKAQALGANAFFYKALDKLLQNAKEGFEDENLLEESAKRVKKELTLKRTKIFLEQEKILQDKIIHIKSNLFIIKNSFENIIHVSQLAKDNDFKFWLENEPNLNLQLVALKDFNAGIILNSLTNLNLIFMSFFELFDDKIYLKFEYDNIITQEQKNKLIKLLNSNLQSSIKNKIKKPIIKKDELKLDLNYSKNYAKLNLNTKDQQGLMAFLMNVFKILGLSLSAAKIQTIRQRTRNTFIFQKNQALLEKQQELITSLISE, encoded by the coding sequence TTGTTAAATAAAGATTTAGAAAAATTAAAACTTGAATACACACAAAAGCAATATTTTAAATATTTTTTAAGACAGGGAACTTTTAGTTTGCATTATTCTAGGCAAATGGATTGCTTAATCAAACAAGCCTATGAAATTGTTTTAAAGGATTATTTTGAAAAATTCTTGCCACAAAATGAACTCATTCCTTTTTGTGTACTTGCAAACAACCATTACGCCACAAATAGCCTCTGTGTGAATGAAGCCGTGCCTTTGATTTTAAGCTATGAGGACATTAAGGGCTATCATTTAAAGCCTATGATTAAAACTTTTATCGAGGTTTTAAATGATTTGCATTTGCAACTTGAATACAATATCATAGAGCTTAAAGGTTTGAAAAACATTGCTAAAAATGAACTTAAAAGCACTCAAATACGTTTTATTTGCGGGTCTAAATTGTTATTTAAAAAAATTAAACAAGATTTTAATGATTTTCTAAAAGAAAACAAAGAAATTCTTGCCGAAAATTTACTTAAAAATTTTCAAAATCAAACCCTGCCCTTTTTAAAGCAAGAATTTAATATCAAAAAAGATTGCGGTGGTTTAAATGATTTAAGAAAGCTTGAAAATTTACTCGCTCTTTTTAAAGATTCTCCAAAAAATTATGCCTTGAATTTTATCGATGAAAAATGCTTGAGTGAATTGCGTTTAGCGAGTGAGTTTTTACTGACTTTAAAATCGGCTCTGAATTTACAGAGCGGAAAGGATGATGATGAATTTTCATTCACAAAAACTGAAGAACTTGTCAAACTTCTTCATAAAAAAGACCAAAAAAATTTCAAAGCAGAAGAACTTCTAATCCAAAAAAGTTTGCAAAGCAGATATTTGCTGTGTTTGTATGCTGCTTTTTTGGCTTCAAAAATTCAAAAAAAATATTTTAAAACCTTACCTTTGAATTCAAATGTGCTTTTTTTAGAACAAGAATTTAAAAATTTAAATCAGGCTTTAGAATTTTTAAATTCCTTAGAAGATAGGGTTTATCATTTTGATATAGCCTTTGTTTTTGCCCTTAAAAATTTGGATTTTGATAAAACAAATCTTGAAAAAGCTTTGAAAATTTTTGAAAATTTTTTTTATAAAAAACATAGTTTTTGTATTTTAAAACTTTTATTTGATAGTGGAATTTTAAAAGAATTTTATAAACAAATTCCAAGATTTTTAAGCGATGAAGAGTCTGATTATAGTTTTGATATGCAAGCTTTTTTAACCCTGCAACAATTTGAGAAAGAACAAGAAAATTTAGAATTTTTAAAACAATTGCAAGATGAGGAAAAAATGATCTTAAAATTTGTCATCTTTCTTAGTGCAATCAACAATGAAAACGCAATTTCAATAGCAAGTATCTATAGAAGTTATACCCTAAAATTTGATATAAAAGCCGAGAATTTAGAACTAGGACTTAGACTCTTTAAAAATTTTAACGCCCTTAAAGAACTTGTTGAAAAAGAAGACATTTACAATCCTGTAATCCTTTTAAATTTGCTCTCTAAGGTCGAAAATTTAAAGACTTTAGAACTTTTATATCTTTTAACCCTTACCAAAGCTCAAGCCTTAGGTGCAAATGCATTTTTTTACAAGGCTCTTGATAAACTTTTGCAAAATGCTAAAGAGGGCTTTGAGGATGAAAATTTGCTTGAAGAGAGTGCAAAAAGGGTGAAAAAAGAGCTCACTCTTAAGAGGACGAAAATTTTTTTGGAGCAAGAAAAAATTTTGCAAGATAAAATCATTCATATTAAATCCAATCTTTTCATCATCAAAAATAGTTTTGAAAATATCATTCATGTTTCTCAACTTGCAAAAGACAATGATTTTAAATTTTGGTTAGAAAATGAACCAAACTTAAATCTACAACTTGTCGCTTTGAAGGACTTTAATGCGGGAATCATTTTAAATTCTTTAACGAATTTAAATCTTATTTTTATGAGTTTTTTTGAACTTTTTGATGATAAAATTTATCTTAAATTTGAATACGATAATATCATCACTCAAGAGCAAAAAAACAAGCTTATAAAGCTTTTAAACTCGAATTTACAAAGCTCTATAAAAAATAAAATCAAAAAACCAATCATTAAAAAAGATGAGCTAAAATTAGATTTAAATTATTCTAAAAATTATGCTAAATTAAATCTCAACACCAAGGACCAGCAGGGTTTAATGGCATTTTTGATGAATGTTTTTAAAATTTTAGGCTTGAGTTTGAGTGCAGCTAAAATTCAAACCATAAGACAAAGAACGAGAAATACTTTTATTTTTCAAAAAAATCAAGCTTTGTTAGAAAAACAACAAGAGCTAATCACTTCTTTAATAAGCGAGTAA
- a CDS encoding sulfite exporter TauE/SafE family protein — protein MADFSAIFSVAFLSSFGHCYSMCGGFNLAFIQLNLKAKNLFLLSLFYHLSRIFAYILLGGIFGIFGNLLALNAKTQSLSFFVLGVFMMILGFALILRGKILAFIENNIFFEKILKTAVRQARKFKGIKSALILGFANGFVPCGLVYFFLASALSQQNFLESILVMAIFGVSTLPALLFFSKLSQLLSDFLKKLFNTLSYFLIIIYGIILAYMGFKAF, from the coding sequence ATTGCGGATTTTTCAGCTATCTTTAGTGTAGCCTTTTTATCAAGTTTTGGGCATTGTTATTCTATGTGCGGGGGTTTTAATCTCGCATTTATACAACTTAATCTTAAAGCTAAAAATTTATTTTTGCTTTCTTTGTTTTACCATTTATCACGTATATTTGCCTATATTTTACTCGGGGGAATTTTTGGAATTTTTGGAAATCTTTTAGCTTTAAATGCTAAAACTCAAAGTCTTTCTTTTTTTGTACTCGGTGTGTTTATGATGATATTAGGTTTTGCTTTGATTTTAAGGGGTAAAATTTTAGCTTTTATCGAAAATAATATCTTTTTTGAAAAAATTTTAAAAACAGCAGTCCGGCAAGCAAGAAAATTCAAAGGCATAAAATCTGCTCTTATCTTAGGTTTTGCAAATGGTTTTGTGCCTTGCGGTTTGGTGTATTTTTTTTTAGCAAGTGCTTTAAGTCAGCAAAATTTTTTAGAAAGCATTTTAGTTATGGCTATTTTTGGTGTCTCAACTTTACCTGCCTTGCTCTTTTTCTCAAAACTTTCTCAATTATTGAGTGATTTTTTAAAAAAGCTTTTTAATACCCTTTCTTATTTTCTCATCATCATTTATGGAATCATTCTCGCTTATATGGGTTTTAAAGCTTTTTGA
- a CDS encoding MlaA family lipoprotein gives MWHLILVFLLFLNIEVCADEVSLDEFEQEYSSYEVNDPISGYNKIMTNFNIALYDYGFRPILKGYNAITPEFFRTGVRNFFDNLLAPLRFIGNVFQFKFNEAGDEFKRFLANTILGFGGVRDVASVMGIQKHHADVGAILAHWGVGSGFHIVLPVLGPSNLRDALALPVDWFLQPTAYIDPTWLEIVVSAYGFGNELSFRLDELDEIYYNTPNVYPFLRDAYEQRRIELSK, from the coding sequence ATTTGGCATTTGATTTTAGTTTTTTTGCTTTTCTTAAATATTGAAGTGTGTGCAGATGAAGTCAGCTTAGATGAATTTGAACAAGAATATTCAAGCTATGAAGTCAATGACCCAATTTCTGGTTATAATAAAATAATGACAAATTTTAATATAGCCTTGTATGATTATGGTTTTAGACCGATTTTAAAGGGTTATAATGCCATTACGCCCGAATTTTTTCGCACAGGAGTAAGAAATTTTTTCGATAATTTGCTTGCACCTTTAAGATTTATCGGAAATGTTTTTCAATTTAAATTTAATGAAGCTGGCGATGAATTTAAACGTTTTTTAGCAAATACAATCTTAGGTTTTGGTGGAGTTAGAGATGTTGCGAGTGTGATGGGAATTCAAAAACATCACGCTGATGTAGGAGCGATTTTAGCACATTGGGGAGTGGGAAGTGGTTTTCATATTGTTCTGCCTGTATTAGGACCTAGCAATTTACGCGATGCTTTAGCTTTACCTGTGGATTGGTTTTTGCAACCTACGGCTTATATCGATCCTACTTGGCTTGAAATTGTAGTGAGTGCATATGGTTTTGGCAATGAATTGTCTTTTAGACTCGATGAACTTGATGAAATTTATTATAACACACCAAATGTTTATCCTTTTTTACGCGATGCTTATGAACAAAGACGCATAGAACTTAGCAAATAG
- a CDS encoding DASS family sodium-coupled anion symporter: protein MKKEKLPFLVLCIVIAALFWFIPVPEALEENAWHFLGLFIAVILAVILQVMPLGAVCFIAIAIVALTGITTTKSSIRDAQIKTLSAIVLKDNSQNYKNQMETSMNLAVFEALKAETLGKLPPPAQEKAHEILNKNLEQSYKIIELEKLYTKNTSKERAKRLSDEAKIEALNTLALTFLSQKEIDAKVQKAVSSLKAKTAINDALSAFSNSLIWLIVVSVIIARGVIKTGLGERLAYYFISIFGKKTLGIAYSICLSETILAPVTPSNTARAGAIINPIVQAISRSFKSTPEDGTQNKIGTFLSLVNFQANPISSAMFITATAPNPLVVDLVAKATNMDLQITWGQWALGMLLPGLCAMAIMPLVVYFLSPPEIKSTPNASTFAKEKLAALGKMKNSEKIMLGVFILLLLLWAGAAGYLFGLEFDSTTIALLGLSLVLISGILTFGEVLGEKAAWNTLTWFSGLVMMATMLGKLGVTKFLADSLGILASNMGLGEISIMIFLSLAFLYAHYFFASTTAHISAMFFVFYSAGLALGAPPLLYAFIMLTAGNVMMAITHYATGTAPVIFGTNYVSMNRWWGVGFVLSIVDMAVMTSVGLVWWKFLGFY, encoded by the coding sequence ATGAAAAAGGAAAAATTGCCTTTTCTTGTGCTGTGCATAGTGATTGCAGCACTTTTTTGGTTTATTCCCGTACCAGAAGCTTTGGAGGAAAATGCTTGGCATTTTCTAGGTTTATTTATTGCTGTGATTTTAGCAGTTATTTTACAAGTTATGCCTTTGGGAGCAGTTTGTTTTATAGCTATTGCTATCGTAGCTTTAACCGGAATCACCACGACTAAAAGTTCCATTCGAGACGCTCAAATCAAAACCTTAAGCGCTATAGTTTTAAAAGATAATTCTCAAAACTATAAAAATCAAATGGAAACAAGTATGAATTTAGCTGTATTTGAAGCTTTAAAAGCAGAAACTTTAGGAAAACTCCCCCCCCCTGCACAAGAAAAAGCTCATGAAATTTTAAATAAAAATTTAGAACAATCTTATAAAATCATAGAACTTGAAAAACTTTACACTAAAAATACTTCAAAAGAAAGGGCTAAAAGACTTAGTGATGAAGCTAAGATTGAGGCTTTAAATACTTTAGCTTTAACATTTTTATCACAAAAAGAAATCGACGCAAAAGTCCAAAAAGCCGTAAGCTCTTTAAAAGCAAAAACAGCAATCAATGATGCCTTAAGTGCTTTTTCAAATAGCCTCATTTGGCTTATTGTTGTTTCAGTTATCATCGCAAGAGGTGTGATAAAAACGGGACTTGGAGAAAGACTTGCATATTATTTTATCAGCATTTTTGGTAAAAAAACTTTAGGAATAGCTTATTCTATATGTTTAAGTGAAACGATTTTAGCTCCTGTAACTCCTTCAAATACAGCAAGGGCGGGAGCTATCATCAATCCTATCGTTCAAGCAATTTCGCGTTCATTTAAATCCACTCCAGAAGATGGAACACAAAATAAAATAGGAACATTTCTTTCTTTGGTTAATTTTCAAGCAAACCCTATAAGTTCAGCTATGTTTATCACAGCAACAGCACCTAATCCTTTGGTTGTGGATTTGGTCGCAAAAGCTACAAATATGGATTTACAAATCACTTGGGGACAATGGGCTTTAGGAATGTTACTTCCGGGTCTTTGTGCTATGGCAATTATGCCTTTGGTTGTGTATTTTCTTTCACCGCCTGAAATTAAATCCACACCGAATGCTTCAACTTTTGCAAAAGAAAAACTCGCAGCTTTAGGAAAGATGAAAAATTCTGAAAAGATTATGTTAGGAGTTTTTATACTCTTGCTCTTGCTTTGGGCTGGTGCTGCTGGGTATTTATTTGGATTAGAATTTGATTCTACGACGATTGCTCTTTTGGGGCTTTCTTTGGTTTTAATCAGTGGTATTTTAACTTTTGGTGAAGTTTTAGGAGAAAAAGCTGCTTGGAATACTTTAACTTGGTTCTCTGGTCTTGTTATGATGGCTACAATGCTTGGAAAATTAGGAGTAACCAAATTCTTAGCCGATTCACTTGGAATTCTTGCTTCAAATATGGGGCTTGGCGAAATTTCAATTATGATTTTCTTATCTTTAGCTTTTCTTTATGCTCACTATTTCTTTGCTTCGACAACAGCACACATTTCAGCTATGTTTTTTGTATTCTATAGTGCCGGACTTGCACTTGGAGCACCACCTCTTCTTTATGCCTTTATAATGCTAACAGCGGGTAATGTTATGATGGCTATAACACATTACGCCACAGGGACTGCTCCGGTTATTTTTGGAACAAATTATGTATCTATGAATCGCTGGTGGGGAGTTGGATTTGTGCTTTCTATTGTTGATATGGCAGTGATGACAAGTGTCGGGTTAGTTTGGTGGAAATTTTTAGGTTTTTATTAA
- the glmS gene encoding glutamine--fructose-6-phosphate transaminase (isomerizing): MCGIVGYIGKNEKKQIILNGLKELEYRGYDSAGMAVMKDGELSFFKAVGKLENLAHKCHDFLSEGEGLAIGHTRWATHGKPNEINAHPHLGEYSCVIHNGIIENYKELKDKLLKENIEFLSQTDTEIIVKLFEFYAQKMDLFNAFKKSIEELKGAFAILLISKKDENKVFFAKNGAPLIVGKNSQKEFWFASADAPLIGFCDEVIYLEDLSLGYASKDELVIYENGILKNNTFVKLNNDKSYAQKDGFRFFMEKEIYEQSRVLNEVLMGRIKGDEVVFDELENENLTAIDEITLCACGTSYHAALVGMYLLERVAKIKARVEIASEFRYRKALIKKDSLFIVISQSGETADTLEALKIAKAEGAKTFAICNVDNSSIVRLAHLSLLTRAGIEKGVASTKAFATQVLTLWMFAIFIAQKKALNVNEEIKALLHTPSCVVVKQILHDKIHRLSKRYLDGHGFFYIGRDVFYPLALEGALKLKELSYLHAEGYPAGEMKHGPIALVDSKLYTIALMPENLLYEKTKSNVEELIARDSTLLSISPLDFDLSDDFIKTSKQNHFMCEFFEMMLITQLLAMEISIRLGNDVDMPRNLAKSVTVE; the protein is encoded by the coding sequence ATGTGCGGAATTGTAGGTTATATAGGAAAAAATGAAAAAAAGCAAATCATTTTAAACGGCTTAAAAGAATTAGAATACAGAGGCTATGATAGTGCCGGAATGGCAGTGATGAAAGATGGGGAATTAAGCTTTTTTAAGGCTGTAGGAAAACTTGAAAATTTAGCTCATAAATGCCATGATTTTTTAAGCGAAGGCGAAGGACTTGCGATAGGACATACAAGATGGGCAACGCATGGAAAACCTAATGAAATCAACGCTCATCCGCATTTAGGAGAGTATTCTTGTGTGATTCATAATGGTATTATAGAAAATTATAAAGAGCTTAAAGATAAACTTCTTAAAGAAAATATAGAATTTCTAAGCCAAACAGATACTGAAATTATCGTCAAACTCTTTGAATTTTATGCTCAAAAGATGGATCTTTTCAATGCTTTTAAAAAAAGCATTGAAGAACTCAAAGGAGCCTTTGCGATTTTATTGATTTCTAAAAAAGATGAAAATAAGGTCTTTTTTGCTAAAAATGGTGCTCCTTTGATTGTCGGAAAAAATTCTCAAAAAGAATTTTGGTTTGCTTCAGCAGATGCTCCTTTGATTGGTTTTTGTGATGAGGTGATTTATTTGGAGGATTTAAGTTTAGGCTATGCAAGCAAAGATGAACTTGTGATTTATGAAAATGGAATTTTAAAAAACAACACCTTTGTTAAACTCAATAATGATAAAAGCTATGCACAAAAAGATGGTTTTAGATTTTTTATGGAAAAAGAAATTTATGAGCAAAGCAGGGTTTTGAATGAAGTTTTAATGGGTAGGATTAAGGGCGATGAAGTGGTTTTTGATGAACTTGAAAATGAAAATTTAACCGCAATCGATGAAATCACTCTTTGTGCTTGTGGAACGAGTTATCACGCGGCACTTGTGGGCATGTATTTGCTTGAAAGAGTGGCTAAGATTAAAGCAAGGGTGGAGATAGCAAGTGAATTTCGTTATCGTAAGGCTTTAATCAAAAAAGATTCTTTATTTATCGTCATTTCTCAAAGTGGAGAGACTGCCGATACTTTAGAGGCTCTTAAAATTGCCAAAGCAGAGGGAGCAAAAACTTTTGCGATTTGCAATGTTGATAATTCTAGCATAGTGCGTCTTGCCCATTTAAGTTTGCTGACGCGTGCAGGGATTGAAAAAGGTGTGGCTTCAACTAAGGCTTTTGCAACGCAGGTTTTAACGCTTTGGATGTTTGCAATCTTTATCGCACAAAAAAAGGCTTTGAATGTTAATGAAGAGATTAAAGCCTTGCTTCATACACCAAGCTGTGTTGTAGTCAAACAAATTTTGCACGATAAAATTCATCGTCTTTCTAAAAGATATTTAGATGGACATGGCTTTTTTTATATAGGACGCGATGTGTTTTATCCTTTGGCTTTAGAAGGAGCTTTGAAGTTAAAAGAACTCTCTTATCTGCACGCAGAGGGCTATCCTGCAGGTGAAATGAAGCATGGACCGATTGCTTTGGTGGATTCAAAACTTTATACTATAGCCTTAATGCCTGAAAATTTACTCTATGAAAAAACAAAATCCAATGTCGAGGAGCTTATCGCTAGAGATTCGACCTTGTTGAGCATTTCACCTTTAGATTTTGATTTAAGTGATGATTTTATCAAGACCTCAAAACAAAATCATTTCATGTGTGAATTTTTTGAAATGATGCTCATCACTCAACTTTTAGCAATGGAAATTTCAATAAGACTTGGCAATGATGTCGATATGCCACGAAATTTAGCTAAGAGTGTAACGGTTGAGTAA
- a CDS encoding DUF507 family protein — MRIKLPHIPYIANKIMLDIANSSFIEIKDQLEKLNQSVKNVLEKDAMNEKKLDERVKELLEEQEEEMELMQVDRKNMFWLVKKKLANDFGVILNSEDRHNHLAHQILNELIENDFINFVVSENRVKNLIFLSIENYLKIYEKLEDEVYDKISNYKTKPIPGSEEYELIFEKLYQEELRKKGMF; from the coding sequence ATGCGTATAAAATTACCACATATTCCTTATATTGCAAATAAAATTATGCTTGATATTGCAAATTCTTCTTTTATTGAGATTAAAGATCAGCTTGAAAAACTCAATCAAAGCGTTAAAAATGTCCTTGAAAAAGACGCAATGAATGAAAAAAAACTCGATGAAAGGGTTAAAGAACTCCTTGAAGAGCAAGAGGAGGAAATGGAGCTTATGCAGGTGGATAGAAAAAATATGTTTTGGCTTGTTAAGAAAAAACTTGCTAATGATTTTGGAGTGATTTTAAATTCAGAAGACAGGCACAATCACCTTGCCCATCAAATTCTTAATGAACTCATAGAAAATGATTTTATTAATTTTGTTGTGAGTGAAAATCGTGTTAAGAATTTGATTTTTTTAAGCATAGAAAATTACTTAAAAATTTATGAAAAACTTGAAGATGAGGTTTATGATAAAATCAGCAATTACAAAACAAAACCTATACCGGGCAGTGAAGAATACGAATTGATTTTTGAAAAACTTTATCAAGAAGAGCTTAGAAAAAAAGGTATGTTTTAA
- the carA gene encoding glutamine-hydrolyzing carbamoyl-phosphate synthase small subunit, with translation MEAWIYLENDTFLSAKAFGKSGTFFGELVFNTSMTGYQEIISDPSYAGQFIVFSMPEIGIVGTNDADNESKELFASGILIRELSPTFSNFRAKESLESYFKKHSKIGIYEIDTRFLVKMIRDFGNLRAVISTEISSKEDLKTLLDSSLRIEEINFVKEVSTKKPYIHKQGVWNGKNFNQAKKGTKRVAVIDYGVKMNILNELVELGLEVEVFPHNTKAEELIELYQKGKIHGIFLSNGPGEPKILKNEIAELKKLIEARIPMLGICLGHQLLSNAFGYKTYKMKFGQHGSNHPVINLENKSVEITAQNHNYNVPEELCEVAVITHRNLFGNNVEGVRYKDYPIISVQHHPESSAGPHESKYIFKEFMNLM, from the coding sequence ATGGAAGCTTGGATATATTTAGAAAATGATACTTTTTTGAGTGCAAAGGCATTTGGCAAAAGCGGAACTTTTTTTGGCGAACTCGTTTTTAACACTTCAATGACGGGTTATCAAGAAATCATTTCAGACCCTTCTTATGCGGGGCAATTTATCGTTTTTTCAATGCCAGAAATCGGTATAGTAGGCACAAATGATGCAGACAATGAAAGCAAAGAACTTTTTGCAAGTGGAATTTTAATACGTGAGCTTAGTCCAACTTTTTCAAATTTTAGAGCTAAAGAAAGCTTAGAGTCGTATTTTAAAAAGCATTCTAAGATAGGAATTTATGAGATTGATACAAGATTTTTAGTTAAAATGATAAGAGATTTTGGAAATCTTAGAGCTGTTATTTCAACTGAAATTTCAAGTAAAGAAGATCTTAAAACATTGCTTGATTCTAGTCTAAGGATAGAAGAAATTAATTTTGTTAAAGAGGTGAGCACGAAAAAGCCTTATATCCATAAACAAGGTGTTTGGAATGGTAAAAATTTCAATCAAGCCAAAAAAGGCACGAAGAGGGTTGCGGTGATTGATTATGGGGTTAAAATGAATATCCTTAATGAACTCGTTGAGCTGGGTTTAGAAGTGGAGGTTTTTCCCCATAATACTAAGGCTGAAGAGCTCATAGAGCTTTATCAAAAAGGCAAAATTCACGGCATTTTTTTATCTAATGGACCCGGAGAGCCAAAAATTCTTAAAAATGAAATTGCTGAACTTAAAAAGCTCATTGAGGCTAGAATTCCTATGTTGGGTATTTGTCTAGGACATCAGCTCTTAAGCAATGCTTTTGGTTATAAGACTTATAAGATGAAATTTGGACAACATGGCTCAAATCATCCCGTAATCAATTTGGAAAATAAAAGCGTTGAAATCACCGCACAAAATCATAACTACAATGTTCCAGAAGAGCTTTGCGAAGTGGCTGTTATCACGCATAGAAATTTATTTGGCAACAATGTTGAGGGCGTTAGATATAAAGATTATCCTATCATTTCAGTCCAGCATCATCCAGAAAGCTCCGCAGGTCCGCACGAGAGCAAATATATCTTTAAAGAATTTATGAATTTAATGTGA
- a CDS encoding phosphoribosyltransferase yields MFFYTYEDFKEDVKILAKEIKKDFQPDALVAVARGGMSLGHSLAVALNNRNLFSLNSIHYEEKQKLDEVKIFNTPNLKSYQKILLIDDIVDSGESLTQISKLLKQEFPQIKLKIATIFYKKSASLIPDFKVKEAKEWVNFFWDIDIN; encoded by the coding sequence ATGTTTTTTTATACTTATGAGGATTTTAAAGAAGATGTAAAAATTCTAGCCAAAGAAATTAAAAAAGATTTTCAACCCGATGCACTTGTAGCAGTTGCAAGAGGTGGAATGAGCTTAGGGCATTCTTTAGCTGTGGCTTTAAACAATCGCAATCTTTTTTCACTCAATTCAATCCATTATGAAGAAAAACAAAAACTTGATGAGGTAAAAATTTTTAACACCCCTAATCTTAAATCTTACCAAAAAATTCTACTCATTGATGATATAGTCGATAGCGGAGAGAGTTTAACTCAAATTTCTAAACTCTTAAAACAAGAATTTCCACAGATAAAACTTAAAATTGCTACGATTTTTTATAAAAAATCAGCTTCTTTAATCCCTGATTTTAAGGTTAAAGAAGCTAAAGAATGGGTTAATTTTTTTTGGGACATAGATATTAATTAA